The following coding sequences are from one bacterium window:
- a CDS encoding (2Fe-2S) ferredoxin domain-containing protein, whose translation MLKQDLPFDAVAFVCTHQRPDGHPKPCCADRGGSALRQELREMAAERGLDARVGIFASGCLGGCELGPTAMTFPDGKMAFGLTERDLPALLEELDEGG comes from the coding sequence ATGTTGAAACAGGATCTGCCCTTCGACGCCGTCGCCTTCGTCTGCACCCACCAGCGCCCCGACGGACATCCCAAGCCCTGCTGCGCCGACCGTGGCGGCTCCGCCCTGCGCCAGGAACTGCGGGAGATGGCCGCCGAGCGCGGGCTCGACGCCCGCGTCGGGATCTTCGCCAGCGGCTGCCTGGGCGGCTGCGAGCTCGGGCCCACGGCGATGACGTTCCCGGACGGCAAGATGGCGTTCGGCTTGACAGAGCGGGATCTGCCGGCCCTGCTGGAAGAGCTCGACGAGGGCGGGTGA